The following are encoded in a window of Methanobrevibacter ruminantium M1 genomic DNA:
- a CDS encoding AAA family ATPase, which yields MGTLPLGNDNDLDDSQFYNRAEEISFISENLELTKKGSTPTILLTGIRGVGKTALMKKLKKDFQKDGYIVVYMELSGMNKYKKDSLDRFCFMKLFYESIINAYKESNILSINTQILKYIKTRNFKIDKISSFEKIPIPIITTEEDYSKFAGFVMDLPQMIYDDFKDEINGVLIFMDEFQILKQLDEDVNGFLWYIRSIIQSQKNIGYIFSGSMSLKDDLIADIAGQKGAFGGRILNYEIKRFSYETTKNYLNEKADYLNFTEEGFERFYHCTKGNLYYVNSFARLLPPNIELNEEKVNSEFDKSLPYLVIHLSSEWYKLSNQEQRIVIALIEGPLKRIEIANKLQVTSGAIGSSLKTLQNKMLIEMDNNKYQIYDSIFKAWLKKEYREKGDYPF from the coding sequence ATGGGAACTTTACCATTAGGAAACGATAATGATTTAGATGATTCACAGTTTTACAATAGAGCAGAAGAAATTTCATTTATTTCTGAGAATTTAGAATTAACTAAAAAGGGATCCACCCCAACAATACTCCTTACAGGCATTAGAGGCGTAGGAAAAACTGCATTGATGAAAAAATTAAAAAAAGATTTCCAAAAAGATGGATATATAGTTGTTTATATGGAATTATCTGGAATGAATAAATATAAAAAAGATTCCCTAGACCGCTTTTGTTTTATGAAATTATTCTATGAATCCATTATAAATGCATACAAGGAATCAAATATCTTATCCATAAATACGCAAATCTTGAAATACATAAAAACCCGTAATTTCAAAATAGACAAAATATCATCATTTGAAAAAATTCCAATTCCAATCATCACAACGGAAGAGGACTATTCCAAATTTGCAGGTTTTGTAATGGATTTGCCTCAAATGATATATGATGATTTTAAAGACGAGATAAATGGAGTTTTAATATTTATGGATGAATTTCAAATCTTAAAACAACTCGATGAAGATGTGAATGGGTTCTTATGGTACATCAGAAGCATTATTCAATCACAAAAAAACATAGGTTATATATTCTCAGGAAGCATGAGCCTTAAAGATGATTTGATTGCAGACATTGCAGGTCAAAAAGGTGCCTTTGGCGGGAGAATATTGAATTATGAAATAAAAAGATTTTCTTATGAAACAACAAAAAACTATTTGAATGAAAAGGCAGATTATCTTAATTTTACAGAAGAGGGTTTTGAAAGATTTTACCATTGCACCAAAGGCAATCTATATTATGTAAATAGTTTTGCAAGATTGCTCCCTCCAAATATAGAATTAAATGAAGAAAAGGTAAACTCTGAATTTGACAAGTCCCTGCCTTATTTGGTAATTCATTTATCAAGCGAATGGTATAAATTAAGCAATCAAGAACAAAGAATCGTCATTGCCCTAATCGAAGGACCATTAAAAAGAATTGAAATAGCAAATAAATTACAAGTAACTAGCGGTGCAATTGGCAGTTCCTTAAAAACACTGCAGAATAAAATGTTGATTGAAATGGATAATAATAAATATCAGATATATGATTCCATTTTCAAAGCCTGGCTAAAAAAGGAATATAGGGAAAAGGGAGATTATCCCTTTTAA
- a CDS encoding low molecular weight protein arginine phosphatase, producing the protein MKLMFVCTGNTCRSVMAEYLFKTMISGDIEISSAGIMAKDGSSPSLNTIDVCKKHGLDVSNHKATNVKRSNIKDMDLVLTLEESHRNTLLNMYPNLSIYTIKEFNDVDYVYDIEDPYNQSLEVYEATFNEIKESLEKIDPDKLLSYGFNVEKD; encoded by the coding sequence ATGAAATTAATGTTTGTTTGTACTGGAAACACTTGTAGAAGTGTTATGGCAGAATATTTATTTAAAACCATGATTAGTGGAGATATAGAAATATCCTCCGCAGGGATTATGGCAAAAGACGGCAGTTCCCCTTCATTGAATACTATTGATGTCTGCAAAAAGCATGGTTTGGATGTATCTAATCATAAGGCCACTAATGTTAAGAGGTCAAATATCAAGGATATGGATTTGGTATTGACTTTAGAGGAGTCTCATAGAAACACCTTATTGAATATGTATCCTAATCTTTCCATCTATACAATCAAGGAATTTAATGATGTTGATTATGTTTATGATATAGAAGACCCTTATAATCAAAGTTTGGAGGTTTATGAAGCCACTTTCAATGAAATCAAGGAGTCTTTAGAAAAGATTGATCCAGATAAGCTTTTAAGCTATGGCTTTAATGTAGAAAAGGATTAA
- a CDS encoding HEAT repeat domain-containing protein, producing the protein MIANSPKEIKSRLIEIYNEELLNLNIFIKNRDELKGNKDLRYLLLERIKEEFDYLDDEELFILLSFYQTIPSFYRKTFNKILEASIDKNYIEIQDELLKLVEIIKEEISNIDGAIEEQNLKIEEKLLKSLYSKDNQNGENSDINHLNEGKSLDINNLTDEEILELYNISDEEFSQLQDYYEWEIFESDFLNEEILEDYDESAFLDIAYNHKDAEVRGFALGMVLKPYVWLDFLFNDPDLFVRKSALFYLFKERYLNDIEDIDYLGKIPIEIDFNLDYSDAIDDFKIDESLFNRHDKIIISEISIKDDDLIVKTDPKNSYEHAVSKIRSQDALKAIANYHNQWSVRYIAVNKITDIDYLYDIALNGFNKDAKPRHGILYYPGEISEGDVLKSLLNRLLRLKNLSDEDSQSFLKELFYKSKDSIIKRYCLSKIEDDVFLVNLANTEANPSFARVCLDTIKDEDYLILLSIAIITNPRFKGKNQDLYDGLCEGGIGDEDSFIRESQFDEIDYHNIRAYASKILIALPRKTLNETLESFSLKLDIPNLKEHRVFKPIINKRITDILGDLAKIDESPLVRSIAVLGLEDTNDLMSIALDDEDDKVSFNAIKKLNDDNFIEYYLKETNRKAYYLVEGNLVKDQSLLKKIALNDSWGPTRSEAVRNIKDEDLLIGIAKNDPEAIVRREAVLKIKNQSALIDIAYEDEDDLVRDFAISNIDDEDVLEDLIYKNEDSNILRTILSKLDNEEIIKDFAYNHPRGIVRNAAISNIDDNRVLVDIAKTDEDWTVRRNIIARLVGKFIKSSVDVYEDKYLNHLKRREYYNSLIKGDNEKFKSENKVKSSENEKNEYADASSIVLYEDDEPYTLQDLLVDRALNDESEKVRAFVVSYIDDEYFLFYIVSNDKSIKVQLSAIDGIKRNELLAKIFIKSKNHHVYRKAISRIRYEYILLKLVCLKNYYGELWPKRQMAEARMEELGFKSPLIKKEDNRKNKFFRPIFDIRDYQRDLELLDRLDKEYKNRSNNSDDSDGSSDDFQFKRIVF; encoded by the coding sequence ATGATAGCAAACAGCCCTAAAGAAATTAAATCCAGATTAATTGAAATCTATAATGAAGAATTATTAAATCTTAACATATTCATTAAGAATAGAGATGAACTTAAAGGGAATAAGGATTTAAGATATCTTCTTTTAGAGAGAATCAAGGAGGAATTTGATTATTTGGATGATGAGGAACTTTTTATTCTTTTATCATTTTATCAAACCATCCCTTCATTTTATAGAAAAACTTTTAATAAGATTCTTGAAGCATCTATTGATAAAAATTATATTGAAATTCAAGATGAATTATTGAAACTTGTTGAAATCATTAAAGAAGAAATATCAAATATAGATGGGGCAATTGAAGAGCAAAATCTAAAGATTGAGGAAAAACTCCTAAAGAGTTTATATTCTAAAGACAATCAAAATGGAGAAAATTCAGATATTAATCATTTGAACGAAGGAAAAAGCTTAGATATCAATAATCTAACTGATGAGGAAATACTTGAACTATACAACATTAGCGATGAGGAATTTTCTCAATTGCAGGACTATTATGAATGGGAAATATTTGAAAGTGATTTTCTAAATGAAGAAATCTTAGAGGATTATGATGAATCTGCCTTTCTGGATATAGCCTATAATCATAAGGATGCAGAGGTTCGAGGGTTTGCTTTAGGCATGGTTTTAAAACCATATGTTTGGCTTGATTTTCTATTTAATGATCCAGATTTATTTGTTCGAAAGTCTGCTTTATTTTATCTTTTTAAAGAAAGATATTTAAACGATATTGAAGACATTGATTATTTGGGCAAAATTCCTATTGAAATAGATTTTAATTTGGATTATAGCGACGCAATCGATGATTTTAAAATCGATGAGTCTCTTTTTAATAGGCATGACAAGATCATCATTAGTGAAATTTCAATTAAGGATGATGATCTTATTGTAAAGACAGACCCTAAAAACTCATATGAACATGCTGTAAGCAAGATAAGAAGTCAAGACGCCTTAAAGGCAATCGCAAATTATCATAATCAATGGTCTGTACGCTATATTGCTGTAAATAAGATAACAGACATTGATTATTTATATGATATTGCATTAAATGGTTTTAATAAGGATGCAAAGCCTAGACATGGAATATTATATTATCCTGGGGAGATTAGTGAAGGAGATGTATTGAAATCCCTATTAAATAGACTTTTAAGATTGAAGAACTTATCTGATGAAGATTCACAAAGCTTCCTAAAGGAGCTTTTTTATAAGTCAAAGGATAGCATAATAAAAAGATATTGCTTATCAAAGATAGAAGATGATGTATTTTTAGTGAATTTAGCAAACACTGAAGCAAACCCAAGCTTTGCAAGAGTTTGCTTGGATACGATTAAGGATGAGGATTACTTGATTCTCCTTTCCATTGCAATAATAACAAACCCTAGGTTCAAAGGAAAAAATCAAGATTTATATGACGGGCTCTGTGAGGGAGGTATTGGGGATGAAGATAGTTTCATAAGGGAGTCTCAATTTGATGAAATAGATTATCACAATATCCGGGCCTATGCCTCTAAGATTCTTATTGCATTGCCTAGAAAAACTCTAAATGAGACTCTTGAAAGCTTTAGTTTAAAATTAGATATTCCCAATCTAAAGGAACATAGAGTTTTTAAGCCTATAATTAATAAAAGGATTACAGATATTTTAGGAGATCTTGCTAAAATTGATGAAAGTCCTTTAGTTCGCTCTATTGCAGTTTTAGGTCTTGAAGATACCAATGATTTGATGTCTATTGCTTTAGATGATGAGGATGATAAAGTCTCATTTAATGCTATAAAAAAGTTAAATGATGATAATTTCATTGAATATTACTTAAAAGAAACCAATAGGAAAGCATATTATTTAGTTGAAGGAAATCTAGTAAAAGACCAATCCCTTTTAAAGAAAATTGCACTAAATGATTCATGGGGACCTACACGCAGTGAAGCTGTAAGAAACATCAAAGATGAGGATTTATTGATAGGCATTGCAAAAAATGACCCTGAAGCAATTGTTAGAAGGGAGGCCGTACTAAAAATAAAAAATCAGTCTGCTTTGATTGATATTGCATATGAAGATGAGGATGATTTAGTAAGGGATTTTGCAATCTCAAATATTGATGATGAGGATGTTTTGGAGGATTTAATCTATAAAAATGAAGATTCAAATATATTAAGAACAATCTTGTCCAAATTGGATAATGAGGAAATAATTAAGGACTTTGCTTATAATCATCCAAGAGGGATTGTAAGGAATGCAGCAATCTCAAATATTGATGACAATCGTGTTTTGGTGGATATTGCAAAAACAGATGAAGATTGGACGGTTCGACGAAATATTATTGCTCGCCTAGTTGGAAAGTTCATTAAAAGCAGTGTTGATGTTTATGAGGATAAATATTTAAATCATTTAAAAAGAAGGGAATATTATAATTCTTTGATTAAAGGAGATAATGAGAAGTTTAAATCTGAAAATAAGGTAAAATCTAGTGAAAATGAGAAAAATGAATATGCAGATGCAAGTTCAATAGTTCTATATGAAGATGATGAACCATACACACTTCAAGATCTTTTAGTTGACAGGGCACTTAATGATGAATCAGAAAAGGTTCGTGCATTTGTTGTTTCTTATATTGATGATGAATATTTCTTATTTTACATTGTAAGCAATGATAAAAGCATCAAAGTTCAATTATCTGCCATTGATGGAATAAAAAGAAATGAGCTATTGGCCAAAATATTTATCAAAAGCAAGAATCATCATGTATATAGAAAAGCCATTTCCCGGATAAGATATGAATATATTCTTTTAAAATTGGTTTGTTTGAAGAATTATTATGGGGAGCTTTGGCCTAAAAGGCAAATGGCTGAAGCTAGAATGGAAGAATTAGGATTTAAGTCTCCTTTAATAAAGAAAGAGGATAATAGAAAAAATAAATTCTTCAGGCCTATATTTGATATAAGGGATTATCAAAGAGATCTTGAACTTTTAGATCGTTTGGATAAGGAATATAAAAATCGTAGTAATAATTCAGATGATTCTGATGGTTCTTCCGATGATTTTCAATTTAAACGAATTGTTTTTTAA